The genomic region AGTATGATTTAAGTATTCATTTGAATAAGAAAGGAGGGCGGCAAGGATGTATAATAATAGACCACAACACAACAAATTTAATAAAAAAGATGAACAGTTTATTAACGATGTAAAATTCTTACTAGCATCAAAACAACCACAATTAAAAACAGTTACTAGTAAAGATGGACAAACAAGAGATTTATGTGAATTTTGAGTTTTAGATAATGGTGAAGAAGTGCAATGCGTAGTATGAAATGATTTAGCAGAAAGATTAAATGCTGAATTTGATCTTGAAAAATTTAAAGCAATTACTATTACTTATAAAAATAATTTCAATGATTTCACTGGTAAAACTCGTTATAGTGTTCGTGATTTTGCTTTTACTAATTAATTCATTCTTTAATTTTAAAGTAAAATAATAAAAACCCTTTAACAAGGGTTTTTTCTTTGTTTATGGAAAAGGAATTTAATCGTCTTTTATTTTGTTAACAAGACTTTTTTAATCAAAAATGTTATAATATCGCTAAATAGAAGCAAAAGGATGATAATAAATTTATGGAGAAAACATACTTAATTAAAATATTAGCAAAAAAGGATGCAACATTAAATTATAAAGCAGCAATGAGTTTGACCCAAAAGCTTTTAACAGAGGAAAATGGTGTTGTTGATCCTAAAATTATTTTACGTTTCAAATGATATTGCCCAACACAAGAAATTTTTGAAAGCATTTATTCGACAGCGGAGCGGTATGGGGCACAAAAATTGCTTTTGACCGTTATCAGACGTTGATTCCAAATATTGCATTAAAAGCTGCTGTTTCTTTTAATGCCCTGTAAATTGTCGTTAACCTTGCTTAGTTTAAAAAAATAACAGCAAAACCAA from Spiroplasma endosymbiont of Polydrusus cervinus harbors:
- a CDS encoding OB-fold nucleic acid binding domain-containing protein, whose amino-acid sequence is MYNNRPQHNKFNKKDEQFINDVKFLLASKQPQLKTVTSKDGQTRDLCEFWVLDNGEEVQCVVWNDLAERLNAEFDLEKFKAITITYKNNFNDFTGKTRYSVRDFAFTN